One part of the Gossypium raimondii isolate GPD5lz chromosome 1, ASM2569854v1, whole genome shotgun sequence genome encodes these proteins:
- the LOC105786407 gene encoding ABC transporter B family member 1 has product MSKDSEEIKRIEQWKWSEMQGLELVSDPSLNPKIQTEEASSSSCSKLESDNNGGNEEKLQQEVPSIGFNELFRFADGLDYVLMGIGSLGALVHGCSLPIFLRFFADLVNSFGSNANNMDKMTQEVLKYAFYFLVVGAAIWASSWAEISCWMWTGERQTTKMRIKYLEAALNQDIQYFDTEVRTSDVVFAINTDAVMVQDAISEKLGNFIHYMATFVSGFVVGFTAVWQLALVTLGVVPLIAVIGAIHTITLAKLSAKTQEALSQGGNIVEQTIVQIRVVSAFVGESKALQAYSSALKVAQKIGYKTGFGKGMGLGATYFVVFCSYALLLWYGGYLVRHHYTNGGLAIATMFAVMIGGLGLGQSAPSMSAFAKAKVAAAKIFRIIDHKPGIDRDSESGLELESVTGLVELRNVDFAYPSRPDVKILNNVSLCVPSGKTIALVGSSGSGKSTVVSLIERFYDPTSGEVMLDGHDIKTLKLRWLRSQIGLVSQEPALFATTIKENILLGRPDANDIEIEEAARVANAHSFIVKLPDGFDTQVGERGLQLSGGQKQRIAIARAMLKNPAILLLDEATSALDSESEKLVQEALDRFMIGRTTLVIAHRLSTIRKADLVAVLQEGSVSEIGTHDELMAKGENGAYAKLIRMQEAAHETALNNARKSSARPSSARNSVSSPIIARNSSYGRSPYSRRLSDFSTSDFSLSLEGYHPNYRMEKLDFKEQAGSFWRLVKMNSPEWIYALFGSIGSIVCGSLSAFFAYVLSAVLSVYYNPDHAYMIREIGKYCYLLIGLSSAALLFNTLQHSFWDIVGENLTKRVREKMLTAVLKNEMAWFDQEENESARIAARLALDANNVRSAIGDRISVIVQNTALMLVACTAGFVLQWRLALVLIAVFPVVVAATVLQKMFMKGFSGDLEAAHAKATQLAGEAIANVRTVAAFNSENKIVRLFSSNLQTPLKHCFWKGQIAGSGFGVAQFALYASYALGLWYASWLVKHGISDFSKTIRVFMVLMVSANGAAETLTLAPDFIKGGRAMQSVFELLDRKTEIEPDDPDATQVPDRLRGEVELKHVDFSYPSRPDIPIFRDLNLRARAGKTLALVGPSGCGKSSVIALIQRFYEPSSGRVMIDGKDIRKYNLKSLRKHISIVPQEPCLFATTIYENIGYGHESATEAEIIEAATLANAHKFISSMPDGYKTFVGERGVQLSGGQKQRIAIARALVRKAELMLLDEATSALDAESERSVQEALHRACSGKTTIVVAHRLSTIRNAHVIAVIDDGKVAEQGSHSHLLKNYPDGCYARMIQLQRFTNSQVFEMTSGSSSSKQKEVNEREG; this is encoded by the exons atgtCAAAAGATTCTGAAGAGATAAAGAGGATAGAACAATGGAAATGGTCTGAAATGCAAGGCCTTGAACTTGTTTCTGATCCTTCTTTAAACCCCAAAATTCAAACAGAAGAAGCTTCTTCTTCATCTTGTTCAAAGCTTGAAAGTGACAACAATGGTGGAAATGAAGAGAAGCTACAACAAGAAGTGCCTTCAATTGGGTTCAATGAATTATTTAGATTTGCAGATGGTTTAGATTATGTATTAATGGGAATTGGTTCACTTGGAGCTCTTGTTCATGGCTGTTCTTTACCTATTTTCCTTCGTTTCTTTGCTGATCTTGTTAATTCCTTTGGTTCTAATGCTAATAATATGGACAAGATGACGCAAGAAGTTCTGAAG TATGCGTTTTATTTCCTTGTGGTGGGTGCTGCAATTTGGGCATCTTCATGGGCAG aAATTTCATGTTGGATGTGGACTGGTGAAAGACAAACAACAAAGATGAGAATTAAGTATTTAGAAGCAGCTTTGAATCAAGACATTCAATATTTTGATACTGAAGTTCGAACATCTGATGTTGTTTTTGCCATTAATACTGATGCTGTAATGGTTCAAGATGCTATTAGTGAGAAG TTGGGTAATTTCATTCATTACATGGCAACATTTGTGTCTGGCTTTGTGGTGGGTTTCACAGCAGTATGGCAATTAGCTTTGGTTACACTTGGAGTTGTTCCATTAATTGCTGTAATTGGAGCAATACATACCATAACATTAGCTAAACTCTCTGCTAAAACACAAGAAGCTTTATCACAAGGTGGGAACATTGTGGAACAG ACAATAGTTCAAATCCGGGTTGTTTCGGCTTTTGTCGGTGAATCGAAAGCATTACAAGCTTACTCATCAGCATTGAAAGTAGCACAAAAGATAGGTTATAAAACTGGATTTGGAAAGGGAATGGGATTGGGGGCAACCTACTTTGTTGTGTTCTGTTCTTATGCTTTGCTTCTTTGGTATGGAGGTTATCTGGTTAGACATCATTACACTAATGGAGGACTTGCCATTGCCACCATGTTTGCAGTTATGATTGGTGGATT GGGTTTGGGACAGTCTGCACCAAGCATGTCTGCATTTGCAAAGGCTAAAGTGGCAGCAGCGAAAATTTTCCGTATTATCGATCATAAACCCGGTATCGATAGAGATAGCGAGTCGGGTTTGGAGTTGGAATCGGTTACCGGTTTAGTTGAGTTGAGAAATGTGGATTTTGCATACCCTTCAAGACCCGATGTAAAGATTCTTAACAATGTTTCCTTATGTGTTCCTTCTGGAAAAACCATAGCTTTGGTCGGAAGTAGCGGTTCGGGGAAAAGCACCGTGGTATCACTTATTGAGAGATTTTACGATCCTACTTCAG GGGAAGTGATGCTAGATGGACACGACATAAAGACATTAAAGCTAAGATGGTTAAGGTCACAAATAGGACTTGTAAGCCAAGAGCCTGCACTTTTTGCTACCACCATTAAAGAAAACATCCTTTTAGGGAGGCCTGATGCGAACGATATCGAGATTGAAGAAGCTGCGAGGGTGGCTAATGCTCATTCATTCATTGTGAAGCTACCTGATGGTTTCGACACTCAG GTTGGGGAGAGAGGACTTCAACTCTCAGGTGGACAGAAGCAAAGAATCGCTATAGCGAGGGCAATGTTGAAGAATCCGGCAATCCTGTTATTGGATGAAGCTACTAGTGCACTAGATTCTGAGTCCGAAAAGCTGGTGCAAGAGGCCCTTGATCGGTTTATGATTGGGAGGACTACTCTCGTAATTGCTCATCGGCTTTCCACTATTCGGAAGGCTGATCTTGTAGCTGTACTCCAGGAGGGAAGTGTTTCGGAAATCGGTACGCATGATGAACTTATGGCCAAAGGAGAAAACGGTGCTTATGCTAAACTCATTCGGATGCAAGAGGCAGCACACGAAACTGCCCTTAATAATGCTAGAAAAAGTAGTGCAAG GCCATCTAGTGCTCGGAACTCAGTAAGCTCACCAATCATTGCCCGGAATTCATCATATGGCCGCTCACCATATTCACGCAGGCTGTCTGACTTCTCTACTTCGGATTTTAGCCTTTCCCTTGAGGGATACCACCCTAATTACCGAATGGAAAAGCTTGATTTCAAGGAGCAGGCGGGTTCCTTCTGGCGTCTTGTGAAAATGAATTCACCTGAATGGATTTATGCTTTATTTGGTTCTATAGGATCCATTGTTTGCGGCTCCCTTAGCGCTTTCTTTGCTTATGTGCTGAGTGCTGTTCTCAGTGTCTACTACAACCCAGACCATGCTTACATGATTCGAGAAATCGGGAAATACTGCTATCTGTTAATTGGACTTTCATCGGCTGCACTTCTCTTCAACACACTACAGCATTCTTTTTGGGATATTGTGGGAGAAAATCTCACGAAACGAGTGCGAGAGAAGATGCTGACTGCAGTGCTGAAAAATGAAATGGCATGGTTCGATCAGGAGGAAAACGAGAGTGCTAGGATTGCTGCAAGGTTAGCTCTTGATGCGAACAATGTACGATCAGCTATTGGAGACCGGATTTCAGTTATCGTGCAGAACACGGCACTCATGCTTGTTGCTTGCACTGCTGGTTTTGTTTTGCAGTGGCGTCTTGCCCTTGTCCTCATTGCAGTCTTCCCTGTGGTTGTAGCAGCCACCGTTTTGCAG AAAATGTTTATGAAAGGTTTCTCAGGAGATTTAGAAGCTGCTCATGCCAAGGCCACTCAACTAGCTGGAGAGGCCATTGCCAATGTAAGAACTGTTGCTGCATTCAATTCCGAGAACAAAATCGTCCGCCTTTTCTCCTCAAACCTTCAAACTCCATTGAAACACTGCTTTTGGAAAGGACAAATTGCAGGAAGCGGGTTTGGGGTAGCTCAGTTTGCACTATATGCTTCTTATGCACTTGGCCTTTGGTATGCTTCATGGCTTGTGAAGCATGGGATCTCtgatttttccaaaacaatccGAGTCTTTATGGTTCTTATGGTCTCTGCCAATGGTGCAGCCGAAACATTGACCCTGGCTCCAGACTTCATCAAAGGAGGTCGAGCCATGCAATCAGTCTTTGAACTTCTTGACCGTAAAACTGAGATCGAGCCTGATGACCCTGATGCCACACAAGTTCCAGATCGGCTTCGTGGAGAAGTTGAACTAAAGCATGTAGACTTCTCTTACCCTTCACGTCCTGACATCCCAATTTTCCGGGACCTTAATCTCCGCGCCCGAGCCGGAAAAACCCTTGCCCTTGTTGGTCCAAGTGGATGTGGTAAAAGCTCGGTTATTGCACTTATACAAAGATTTTACGAGCCCTCATCTGGACGTGTTATGATAGATGGAAAAGACATAAGGAAATACAACCTCAAATCGCTGAGAAAACACATTTCAATCGTTCCACAAGAGCCTTGCCTCTTTGCTACCACTATTTACGAAAACATTGGCTACGGACATGAATCTGCAACCGAGGCCGAGATCATTGAGGCAGCTACACTAGCCAACGCCCACAAGTTCATATCCTCAATGCCCGACGGTTACAAAACGTTTGTTGGGGAGAGAGGGGTTCAACTTTCAGGAGGCCAAAAACAGAGAATTGCCATCGCAAGGGCTCTAGTGAGGAAAGCAGAGCTTATGCTGCTCGATGAAGCAACCAGTGCCCTCGATGCTGAGTCTGAGAGATCAGTCCAAGAGGCTCTACACCGTGCTTGCTCGGGTAAAACTACGATTGTGGTGGCTCATCGGTTATCAACAATCAGAAATGCTCATGTCATTGCAGTAATTGATGATGGGAAAGTTGCAGAGCAAGGATCCCATTCACATTTACTCAAAAACTATCCTGATGGATGTTATGCACGGATGATACAATTACAAAGGTTCACAAATAGCCAAGTTTTTGAAATGACCTCAGGCTCAAGCTCGTCAAAACAAAAGGAAGTCAATGAAAGAGAAGGTTAA
- the LOC105786409 gene encoding uncharacterized protein LOC105786409 isoform X1, producing MGGKCPSRKVKKRRFSHKTARRDKFLLKGDDLVYDELQKSDTEKKPLPRDEDLPGMGQYYCLHCDRYFANATVRDEHFKTKRHKKRLKQMSGPAPHTQLDAELAAGMGMPDNGPALMSM from the exons ATGGGAGGAAAATGTCCAAGCAGGAAAGTAAAGAAGCGAAGATTTTCCCACAAAACAGCTCGCCGTGACAAATTCCTCCTCAAAG GTGACGACCTCGTTTATGATGAGCTGCAGAAGAGTGATACCGAGAAGAAGCCGTTGCCTCGCGATGAGGATTTGCCTGGAATGGGACAATATTACTGCTTACACTGCGA CCGATATTTTGCGAATGCGACTGTGAGGGATGAACATTTCAAGACGAAACGTCACAAGAAACG TTTAAAGCAAATGTCGGGGCCTGCACCACATACTCAACTCGATGCTGAGTTGGCTGCTGGGATGGGTATGCCGGATAATGGACCGGCATTAATGTCAATGTGA
- the LOC105786410 gene encoding transcription factor-like protein DPB isoform X3: protein MVTGSNSVQNHNHQEDGDQNQTKRGASRSWGTTVSGQSVSTSGSVGSPSSRCELAMATPASENTFLRLNHLDIHGDDAGSQGAVGKKKKRGQRAVGGDKSGRGLRQFSMKVCEKVESKGRTTYNEVADELVAEFTDPGNNIASPDQQQYDEKNIRRRVYDALNVLMAMDIISKDKKEIQWKGLPRTSLSDIEDLKTERLGLRNRIEKKAAYLHELEEQFVGLQNLIQRNEQLYSSGNPPNGGVALPFILVQTRPHATVEVEISEDMQLVHFDFNSTPFELHDDNYVLKAMKFCERPGSDEMAHNFSADGEGSSMSAMYQQQIVPPPMTNTPGRPPTSPPLPGILKARVKHEH from the exons ATGGTAACTGGTAGTAACAGTGTTCAAAACCATAACCACCAAGAAGATGGGGATCAAAACCAGACTAAGAGAGGTGCTTCTAGGTCGTGGGGCACCACTGTTTCGGGTCAATCTGTTTCGACTAGTGGTAGTGTCGGCTCTCCTTCGAGCCGGTGTGAGCTAGCTATGGCGACGCCTGCTAGTGAGAACACTTTTTTAAGGTTGAACCATCTCGATATTCACGGAGATGATGCTGGATCTCAAGGTGCTGTTGG taaaaagaaaaagagaggtcAACGTGCAGTTGGTGGTGATAAGAGTGGCAGAGGACTCCGTCAATTTAGCATGAAAG TTTGTGAAAAAGTGGAAAGCAAGGGAAGAACTACGTACAATGAG GTGGCAGATGAACTTGTTGCTGAGTTTACTGATCCAGGCAATAACATAGCATCACCAGATCAG CAGCAGTATGATGAGAAAAACATTCGGCGAAGGGTTTATGATGCCCTGAATGTACTAATGGCAATGGATATTATATCTAAGGATAAAAAGGAAATACAGTGGAAGGGACTTCCGCGTACTAGCTTGAGTGATATAGAAGATCTAAAG ACTGAACGGCTTGGACTGAGAAATAGGATTGAAAAAAAAGCTGCCTATCTTCATGAATTGGAGGAACAG TTTGTAGGTCTTCAGAATTTGATACAGCGAAATGAGCAATTGTACAGCTCAGGAAATCCTCCGAATGGGGGTGTGGCTTTACCTTTTATCCTGGTTCAG ACACGCCCTCATGCAACTGTCGAGGTAGAAATATCGGAAGATATGCAGCTGGTGCATTTTGACTTCAATAG CACTCCATTCGAGCTCCACGATGACAACTATGTTTTAAAGGCAATGAAATTCTGCGAGAGACCAGGGAGTGACGAAATGGCACACAATTTTTCTGCAGATGGTGAAGGCTCTAGCATGTCCGCGATGTACCAACAACAGATTGTTCCACCCCCAATGACAAACACACCAGGCAGACCTCCTACGTCACCGCCTCTCCCCGGAATTCTAAAAGCACGTGTGAAGCATGAACATTGA
- the LOC105786410 gene encoding transcription factor-like protein DPB isoform X1, whose product MVTGSNSVQNHNHQEDGDQNQTKRGASRSWGTTVSGQSVSTSGSVGSPSSRCELAMATPASENTFLRLNHLDIHGDDAGSQGAVGSKKKKRGQRAVGGDKSGRGLRQFSMKVCEKVESKGRTTYNEVADELVAEFTDPGNNIASPDQQQYDEKNIRRRVYDALNVLMAMDIISKDKKEIQWKGLPRTSLSDIEDLKTERLGLRNRIEKKAAYLHELEEQFVGLQNLIQRNEQLYSSGNPPNGGVALPFILVQTRPHATVEVEISEDMQLVHFDFNSTPFELHDDNYVLKAMKFCERPGSDEMAHNFSADGEGSSMSAMYQQQIVPPPMTNTPGRPPTSPPLPGILKARVKHEH is encoded by the exons ATGGTAACTGGTAGTAACAGTGTTCAAAACCATAACCACCAAGAAGATGGGGATCAAAACCAGACTAAGAGAGGTGCTTCTAGGTCGTGGGGCACCACTGTTTCGGGTCAATCTGTTTCGACTAGTGGTAGTGTCGGCTCTCCTTCGAGCCGGTGTGAGCTAGCTATGGCGACGCCTGCTAGTGAGAACACTTTTTTAAGGTTGAACCATCTCGATATTCACGGAGATGATGCTGGATCTCAAGGTGCTGTTGG tagtaaaaagaaaaagagaggtcAACGTGCAGTTGGTGGTGATAAGAGTGGCAGAGGACTCCGTCAATTTAGCATGAAAG TTTGTGAAAAAGTGGAAAGCAAGGGAAGAACTACGTACAATGAG GTGGCAGATGAACTTGTTGCTGAGTTTACTGATCCAGGCAATAACATAGCATCACCAGATCAG CAGCAGTATGATGAGAAAAACATTCGGCGAAGGGTTTATGATGCCCTGAATGTACTAATGGCAATGGATATTATATCTAAGGATAAAAAGGAAATACAGTGGAAGGGACTTCCGCGTACTAGCTTGAGTGATATAGAAGATCTAAAG ACTGAACGGCTTGGACTGAGAAATAGGATTGAAAAAAAAGCTGCCTATCTTCATGAATTGGAGGAACAG TTTGTAGGTCTTCAGAATTTGATACAGCGAAATGAGCAATTGTACAGCTCAGGAAATCCTCCGAATGGGGGTGTGGCTTTACCTTTTATCCTGGTTCAG ACACGCCCTCATGCAACTGTCGAGGTAGAAATATCGGAAGATATGCAGCTGGTGCATTTTGACTTCAATAG CACTCCATTCGAGCTCCACGATGACAACTATGTTTTAAAGGCAATGAAATTCTGCGAGAGACCAGGGAGTGACGAAATGGCACACAATTTTTCTGCAGATGGTGAAGGCTCTAGCATGTCCGCGATGTACCAACAACAGATTGTTCCACCCCCAATGACAAACACACCAGGCAGACCTCCTACGTCACCGCCTCTCCCCGGAATTCTAAAAGCACGTGTGAAGCATGAACATTGA
- the LOC105786410 gene encoding transcription factor-like protein DPB isoform X2 has protein sequence MVTGSNSVQNHNHQEDGDQNQTKRGASRSWGTTVSGQSVSTSGSVGSPSSRCELAMATPASENTFLRLNHLDIHGDDAGSQGAVGSKKKKRGQRAVGGDKSGRGLRQFSMKVCEKVESKGRTTYNEVADELVAEFTDPGNNIASPDQQYDEKNIRRRVYDALNVLMAMDIISKDKKEIQWKGLPRTSLSDIEDLKTERLGLRNRIEKKAAYLHELEEQFVGLQNLIQRNEQLYSSGNPPNGGVALPFILVQTRPHATVEVEISEDMQLVHFDFNSTPFELHDDNYVLKAMKFCERPGSDEMAHNFSADGEGSSMSAMYQQQIVPPPMTNTPGRPPTSPPLPGILKARVKHEH, from the exons ATGGTAACTGGTAGTAACAGTGTTCAAAACCATAACCACCAAGAAGATGGGGATCAAAACCAGACTAAGAGAGGTGCTTCTAGGTCGTGGGGCACCACTGTTTCGGGTCAATCTGTTTCGACTAGTGGTAGTGTCGGCTCTCCTTCGAGCCGGTGTGAGCTAGCTATGGCGACGCCTGCTAGTGAGAACACTTTTTTAAGGTTGAACCATCTCGATATTCACGGAGATGATGCTGGATCTCAAGGTGCTGTTGG tagtaaaaagaaaaagagaggtcAACGTGCAGTTGGTGGTGATAAGAGTGGCAGAGGACTCCGTCAATTTAGCATGAAAG TTTGTGAAAAAGTGGAAAGCAAGGGAAGAACTACGTACAATGAG GTGGCAGATGAACTTGTTGCTGAGTTTACTGATCCAGGCAATAACATAGCATCACCAGATCAG CAGTATGATGAGAAAAACATTCGGCGAAGGGTTTATGATGCCCTGAATGTACTAATGGCAATGGATATTATATCTAAGGATAAAAAGGAAATACAGTGGAAGGGACTTCCGCGTACTAGCTTGAGTGATATAGAAGATCTAAAG ACTGAACGGCTTGGACTGAGAAATAGGATTGAAAAAAAAGCTGCCTATCTTCATGAATTGGAGGAACAG TTTGTAGGTCTTCAGAATTTGATACAGCGAAATGAGCAATTGTACAGCTCAGGAAATCCTCCGAATGGGGGTGTGGCTTTACCTTTTATCCTGGTTCAG ACACGCCCTCATGCAACTGTCGAGGTAGAAATATCGGAAGATATGCAGCTGGTGCATTTTGACTTCAATAG CACTCCATTCGAGCTCCACGATGACAACTATGTTTTAAAGGCAATGAAATTCTGCGAGAGACCAGGGAGTGACGAAATGGCACACAATTTTTCTGCAGATGGTGAAGGCTCTAGCATGTCCGCGATGTACCAACAACAGATTGTTCCACCCCCAATGACAAACACACCAGGCAGACCTCCTACGTCACCGCCTCTCCCCGGAATTCTAAAAGCACGTGTGAAGCATGAACATTGA
- the LOC128032429 gene encoding flavonol sulfotransferase-like, which yields MASFKEIISTLPRRKSWYGDDTFLYQGFWCDTFFIEGLMRAQQSFRSQPSDIVICSAMKTGTTWLKSLTFAIVTRSTFDDSTNPLFNNLSHDCVPLLEVDLAQSSTNRDPKNPLLATHTPYSSLPRSIIDSSCKIVYICRDPKDSLVSLYHFFARYLASKDMKPPALEEAFELFCQGVSSYGPYWDHVLGFWKASLDRPDKILFLKYEEMIEDTILYVKKIADFIGYPFSFEELEKGSVEKIVDMCSFENLSNLEVNKRGKHREGTPAVIENKMYFRKGKVGDWENYLTPEMAARLDSITLQKLNGSGLTL from the coding sequence ATGGCCTCCTTCAAAGAGATCATATCAACACTCCCAAGAAGAAAAAGCTGGTATGGCGATGATACTTTTTTGTATCAAGGCTTTTGGTGTGACACATTTTTTATTGAAGGATTAATGAGAGCTCAACAAAGTTTTCGATCTCAACCTTCTGATATCGTCATATGCAGTGCTATGAAAACCGGAACAACATGGTTAAAGTCCCTCACTTTTGCCATTGTAACAAGATCCACCTTCGATGATTCCACTAACCCTTTATTTAACAATCTATCACATGATTGTGTACCCCTTTTAGAGGTTGATTTAGCCCAATCTTCCACCAATCGAGACCCTAAAAATCCTTTGTTAGCCACACATACCCCTTACTCTTCTTTACCAAGATCAATAATTGATTCTAGTTGTAAAATTGTTTACATTTGTAGGGACCCTAAGGATTCATTAGTTTCGCTTTATCACTTCTTTGCTAGGTACTTGGCATCTAAAGACATGAAACCTCCCGCTTTAGAAGAGGCCTTTGAGCTTTTTTGCCAAGGTGTAAGCTCTTACGGACCTTATTGGGACCATGTTCTAGGGTTTTGGAAAGCAAGTTTGGACCGACCTGATAAGATTCTTTTCTTGAAATACGAAGAAATGATAGAAGATACTATTTTATACGTTAAGAAAATAGCTGATTTCATCGGTTATCCTTTCTCTTTTGAAGAACTTGAAAAAGGATCAGTCGAAAAAATCGTAGACATGTGTAGTTTCGAGAATTTAAGCAATTTGGAAGTgaataaaagaggaaaacaCCGTGAGGGAACTCCAGCGGTGATTGAAAACAAGATGTATTTCCGAAAAGGTAAGGTTGGGGATTGGGAGAATTATTTGACACCTGAAATGGCTGCTCGGTTGGACTCGATAACGTTGCAGAAGCTAAATGGTTCTGGCTTAACTCTATGA
- the LOC105786411 gene encoding flavonol sulfotransferase-like — protein MKMASFKEIISTLPRRKSWNDSNNDFFLYRGFWCYSFFIEGVMSAQQNFQSQPSDIVICSAPKTGTTWLKSLTFAIVTRTTFDDSTNPLLANLSHDCVPFLEVDLAQSSTNRDPKNPLLATHVPYSSLPRSIIDSSCKIVYICRDPKDSFVSFYHFIARRLASKDIKPLALEEAFELYCQGVSNYGPYWDHVLGFWKASLDRPDKILFLKYEEMIEDIVFYVKKLADFISYPFSSEEIKKGSVDKIISMCSFENLSKLEVNKSGKHREGTPGVIENKIYFRKGKVGDWENYLTPEMASRLDSITLQKLNGSGLTL, from the coding sequence atgaaAATGGCCTCCTTCAAAGAGATTATATCAACTCTCCCAAGAAGAAAAAGTTGGAATGACTCAAATAACGACTTTTTTTTGTATCGAGGCTTCTGGTGTTACTCATTTTTCATTGAAGGAGTGATGTCGGCTCAACAAAATTTCCAATCTCAACCTTCCGATATCGTCATATGCAGTGCACCGAAAACTGGAACAACATGGTTAAAGTCCCTCACTTTTGCCATTGTCACAAGAACCACCTTCGATGATTCCACTAACCCTTTACTTGCCAATCTATCACATGATTGTGTACCCTTTTTAGAGGTTGATTTAGCCCAATCTTCTACCAATCGAGACCCTAAAAATCCTTTGTTAGCCACACATGTCCCTTACTCTTCTTTACCAAGATCAATAATTGATTCCAGTTGTAAAATTGTTTACATTTGTAGGGACCCTAAGGATTCATTCGTTTCGTTTTATCACTTCATTGCTAGGCGCTTGGCATCCAAAGACATAAAGCCCCTTGCTTTAGAAGAGGCCTTTGAGCTTTATTGCCAAGGTGTAAGCAATTATGGACCTTATTGGGACCATGTTCTAGGGTTTTGGAAAGCAAGTTTGGACCGACCTGATAAGATTCTTTTCTTGAAATACGAAGAAATGATAGAAGATATTGTTTTTTACGTTAAGAAATTAGCTGATTTCATCAGTTATCCTTTCTCTTCTGAAGAAATCAAAAAAGGGTCAGTCGACAAGATCATAAGCATGTGTAGTTTTGAGAACTTAAGCAAATTGGAAGTGAATAAAAGTGGCAAACACCGTGAAGGAACTCCAGGGGTGATTGAAAACAAGATCTATTTCCGAAAAGGTAAGGTTGGGGATTGGGAGAATTATTTGACACCTGAAATGGCTTCTCGGTTGGACTCGATAACGTTACAGAAGCTAAATGGTTCAGGCTTAACTCTGTGA
- the LOC105786409 gene encoding uncharacterized protein LOC105786409 isoform X2 has translation MGGKCPSRKVKKRRFSHKTARRDKFLLKDIDLVYDELQKSDTEKKPLPRDEDLPGMGQYYCLHCDRYFANATVRDEHFKTKRHKKRLKQMSGPAPHTQLDAELAAGMGMPDNGPALMSM, from the exons ATGGGAGGAAAATGTCCAAGCAGGAAAGTAAAGAAGCGAAGATTTTCCCACAAAACAGCTCGCCGTGACAAATTCCTCCTCAAAGatatc GACCTCGTTTATGATGAGCTGCAGAAGAGTGATACCGAGAAGAAGCCGTTGCCTCGCGATGAGGATTTGCCTGGAATGGGACAATATTACTGCTTACACTGCGA CCGATATTTTGCGAATGCGACTGTGAGGGATGAACATTTCAAGACGAAACGTCACAAGAAACG TTTAAAGCAAATGTCGGGGCCTGCACCACATACTCAACTCGATGCTGAGTTGGCTGCTGGGATGGGTATGCCGGATAATGGACCGGCATTAATGTCAATGTGA